The Candidatus Omnitrophota bacterium genome has a window encoding:
- a CDS encoding glycosyltransferase family 4 protein, translating to MGNKLKILLFSPYLPSSDTVGCARKIYDFILLANQRGHSVYLLSFCSQEDKKRVAAISPYCTNIYLEYLKDYRRYPNKSFYFQKTIEEFSRNRTVDILQCENSYLRRYFPPGTKMPSVLVEHEILSGSFWERAGFEGNLIKKLILYARAVKKSFEEKNWYRQFNRIIVFSEVDKNIIFLRHKRKNIDVIALGINSKEYALSQESEKLYDLIFVGNFSHFPNVDAVLYFCKEILPLIKKILPNVSFLIAGANPPLLIKNLPKFDKNIMVTGYIENLKDSYAKSKIFVAPIRYGTGMRFKILEALASGMAVVATSIGARGINSKDIIKIADGKWEFAAAVMELFGASDKRRELAIRGRTSVEKYYDWSKLLDKYENIYHNLLHLRPN from the coding sequence ATGGGCAATAAACTAAAAATTCTCTTATTTTCTCCGTATTTGCCTTCCAGCGATACTGTTGGTTGCGCCCGTAAAATTTATGACTTCATCCTGCTGGCAAACCAAAGAGGGCATTCTGTTTATCTTTTATCTTTTTGCAGCCAGGAAGATAAAAAACGGGTCGCCGCGATTAGTCCATATTGCACTAATATTTATTTAGAATATTTAAAAGATTACCGGCGCTACCCGAATAAATCATTTTATTTTCAAAAAACTATAGAGGAATTTTCCAGGAATAGGACTGTTGATATTTTACAGTGCGAGAATTCATATCTAAGGCGTTATTTTCCCCCGGGGACAAAGATGCCTTCGGTTTTAGTCGAGCACGAAATTTTATCTGGTTCATTTTGGGAGCGGGCCGGGTTTGAGGGTAATCTGATTAAGAAGTTAATTTTATATGCCCGGGCAGTTAAAAAATCATTTGAAGAAAAAAACTGGTATCGCCAATTTAACCGGATTATCGTATTTTCCGAAGTTGATAAGAATATCATATTTTTGCGGCATAAAAGAAAAAATATAGATGTCATTGCTTTGGGCATAAATTCAAAAGAATATGCATTATCTCAAGAAAGCGAAAAATTATATGATCTTATCTTTGTGGGGAATTTTTCCCACTTCCCGAATGTCGACGCGGTATTATATTTTTGTAAAGAAATTCTGCCTTTAATCAAAAAAATCTTACCAAATGTATCTTTTTTAATTGCCGGGGCAAATCCGCCTTTATTGATAAAGAATCTACCCAAATTTGATAAGAATATTATGGTTACAGGATATATTGAGAATCTAAAAGATAGCTATGCTAAGAGCAAGATATTTGTTGCCCCTATTCGTTACGGGACAGGGATGCGTTTTAAGATCCTGGAAGCCTTAGCTTCAGGAATGGCGGTGGTAGCTACTTCTATTGGTGCCAGAGGGATAAATTCAAAAGATATTATTAAAATTGCGGATGGGAAATGGGAATTTGCCGCTGCGGTTATGGAATTGTTTGGTGCTTCGGATAAGCGGCGGGAGTTGGCAATAAGGGGCAGGACATCTGTGGAAAAATATTACGATTGGAGCAAGCTCTTGGATAAATATGAGAATATTTATCATAATCTGCTTCACCTGCGTCCAAATTAA
- a CDS encoding glycosyltransferase family 4 protein, giving the protein MKKLQLLVTDTAPLYPPLWGGPKRIWNLYSNFSEELLDITYTGVNFGLGKDIEYSFKKIKNNFKEILCALPPHYCLWYIFKKLIFKDNSLDLFPYLWMHTDWQFKHILNSQNADIVVCSHPWSVLSLDKNNRQFFIYDAHNCEYLLMGQILGKHFLKSLVLGQVYKIEKEACERSDLILACSENEKNDLVKLYKLNPDKIVIVTNGTTIRGGIGSQEKQSYKETLKIQADEKVVVFIGAYYKPNIDALKFIINKILPLAKDMKFLILGSVCDFLKDQPLPQNVVLLGRVSEEQLDAVLKASDIAVNPMFSGSGINIKMLDYMAYGLPIVSTECGARGIEADGKQPMIVSSAENFAENLKILSNNSRLCERLSEDGRSLAAKHYDWKIISHKLQGTIVERMRDKQWAIN; this is encoded by the coding sequence ATGAAGAAGCTGCAACTACTCGTAACTGACACCGCACCATTATATCCGCCTCTTTGGGGAGGCCCCAAGAGGATTTGGAACCTTTACAGTAATTTTTCTGAAGAGTTGTTGGATATTACTTACACAGGTGTAAATTTTGGCTTGGGTAAAGATATAGAATATAGCTTTAAAAAAATTAAAAATAATTTCAAAGAAATTTTGTGTGCTTTACCGCCGCATTATTGCCTTTGGTATATTTTTAAGAAGTTAATTTTTAAAGACAATTCACTCGATTTATTCCCCTACCTGTGGATGCATACGGATTGGCAATTCAAGCATATTCTTAATTCCCAAAACGCGGATATCGTAGTTTGTTCGCATCCCTGGTCGGTATTAAGTTTAGATAAAAATAACCGGCAATTCTTCATTTATGACGCGCACAATTGCGAATATTTGCTTATGGGCCAGATTTTGGGAAAACATTTTCTAAAAAGTTTGGTGTTAGGGCAAGTATATAAGATTGAAAAAGAAGCGTGCGAAAGAAGTGATTTAATCCTGGCTTGTTCTGAAAATGAAAAAAATGATTTGGTTAAATTATATAAATTAAACCCCGATAAAATCGTTATTGTTACCAATGGGACAACGATAAGGGGAGGGATAGGGTCTCAGGAGAAACAATCGTATAAAGAAACGCTGAAAATTCAGGCAGATGAGAAGGTTGTGGTTTTTATCGGGGCTTATTATAAGCCAAATATTGACGCGCTTAAATTTATAATCAATAAGATCCTTCCTTTAGCCAAAGATATGAAATTCCTCATTCTGGGTTCAGTTTGTGATTTTTTGAAAGATCAACCGTTGCCGCAAAATGTAGTTTTATTAGGAAGGGTCTCAGAGGAGCAATTAGACGCCGTGTTAAAAGCTTCCGATATAGCGGTTAATCCTATGTTTAGTGGCTCAGGAATAAATATAAAGATGCTTGATTATATGGCATATGGCCTGCCGATTGTTAGTACTGAATGCGGCGCGCGCGGCATAGAGGCTGATGGCAAGCAGCCGATGATCGTATCATCGGCGGAAAATTTCGCCGAGAATTTAAAAATATTAAGCAACAATAGCCGGTTATGTGAACGTTTATCAGAAGATGGCAGAAGCTTAGCCGCCAAGCATTATGATTGGAAAATCATTAGCCATAAACTACAGGGGACCATAGTGGAGAGAATGAGAGATAAACAATGGGCAATAAACTAA
- a CDS encoding radical SAM protein, which yields MSNLRIALLLCPCWTNLSPPIGISYLASSLKQKGYFVKCFDFNIDIYDLLKEQKVDYWGFSEYYKWLDPFFTNEVLPLIKEHLDKKIEELLSFSPHIVGLTLFYTNELTSLYVAERIKSRNKNIKIVFGGPRCYDELKNPYLLKGNSADAIVIGEGEGTLNELADIFSVDNEFRDTRGAFIKKDGSVNKFVFRNEVEPLDKLPFPYFGDFELKKYKQFALPLLTSRGCVAKCAFCGETRYWNKFRSRTASNVFQEIKHDIDCYKVKNLFFNDSLINGNLSELSELANLIIKDSLKINWGGYARVNKMMVPDLFLKLKTAGCNFLSYGIESGSQNVLNSMNKHILLRDAESNLADTKKSGIETHINWIVGFPTESEVDFLRSLIFIYKNRRNISYFNPGQLSCGIPSDSSLANNPDRFGIAKKTFLNSWRTKYFTNTILHRKLRLKILRFWLSVLRINHS from the coding sequence ATGAGTAATTTAAGAATAGCTTTGTTGCTTTGTCCTTGTTGGACAAATCTTTCTCCTCCCATAGGAATTTCATACCTAGCTTCTTCCTTGAAACAAAAAGGGTATTTTGTAAAATGCTTTGATTTCAATATTGATATTTATGATTTATTAAAAGAACAGAAAGTAGATTATTGGGGATTTAGTGAATACTATAAGTGGTTGGATCCCTTTTTTACGAATGAAGTTTTGCCTTTGATTAAAGAACATCTAGATAAGAAAATCGAAGAATTGTTATCATTTTCTCCGCATATAGTCGGGCTCACTCTTTTTTATACCAATGAGTTAACGAGTTTGTATGTGGCGGAACGGATTAAGAGCCGAAATAAAAATATTAAAATTGTATTTGGCGGCCCAAGGTGTTATGACGAGTTAAAAAATCCATATCTTCTGAAAGGCAATTCCGCAGATGCAATTGTCATTGGCGAAGGGGAAGGAACGTTGAATGAATTGGCGGATATTTTTTCAGTTGACAATGAATTCAGGGATACCAGAGGGGCTTTTATTAAAAAGGACGGTTCGGTGAATAAATTTGTATTCAGGAACGAGGTTGAACCGTTAGATAAGTTGCCTTTTCCGTATTTTGGGGATTTTGAACTGAAGAAATATAAACAATTTGCGTTGCCTTTATTGACATCTCGGGGATGCGTTGCCAAATGTGCGTTTTGCGGAGAAACAAGGTATTGGAATAAGTTTAGATCTAGGACCGCGAGTAATGTTTTTCAGGAAATAAAACACGATATTGATTGTTATAAGGTGAAAAATTTATTCTTCAATGATTCACTTATAAATGGTAATTTATCTGAATTATCCGAGCTAGCTAATTTAATAATTAAAGATAGCTTAAAAATAAATTGGGGCGGGTATGCGCGAGTAAATAAAATGATGGTTCCGGATTTATTTTTAAAATTAAAAACTGCAGGATGTAATTTTTTGTCTTATGGTATAGAAAGCGGTTCTCAGAACGTATTAAATTCAATGAATAAGCATATTTTACTAAGAGATGCGGAAAGCAACCTAGCCGATACTAAAAAATCCGGCATAGAAACACACATAAATTGGATTGTAGGATTTCCAACGGAGTCAGAGGTTGATTTTCTAAGATCTTTGATTTTTATTTATAAAAACCGTAGAAATATCTCTTATTTTAACCCCGGTCAATTATCCTGCGGGATTCCGTCCGATTCTAGTTTAGCGAACAATCCGGATAGATTTGGGATTGCAAAAAAAACTTTTTTGAATAGCTGGCGTACTAAATATTTTACCAACACTATTCTGCATAGAAAACTAAGATTAAAGATATTGAGGTTTTGGCTTTCTGTGTTGAGAATTAACCATTCATAA
- a CDS encoding radical SAM protein gives MENKMSIQMALTERCNLKCKQCDLWGSKNKRQELDTQQWKDIFIKIKDWLGSSYQLNFGGGEPFMREDMVELIEFCAVNDITTTLVTNTTLLNKNIIKRISGIKTLTVLVSLDGFNKEIHNNLRGKGVYENVIDTLHFFKACNRECQVVLATVIMNDNFKEIIPILNDLVVDKQLADFQIVQALWISDSANLYENGWYKKNALWPREDKVGSLLLTIDELVELKKKNAPILNPLGQLQFFKLYFTRLEKCIPVFPCDIGKRNFLINPSGEILLCWNLNPIGNILKDSPERIWNSEIAEQRRKQILACKRVCRILNCNFNFDNPLAIDITN, from the coding sequence GTGGAAAATAAAATGTCCATTCAAATGGCTTTAACGGAAAGATGCAATTTAAAATGCAAACAATGTGATTTATGGGGAAGTAAGAATAAGAGGCAGGAATTGGATACTCAACAATGGAAAGATATTTTTATAAAAATTAAAGATTGGCTAGGGAGCTCCTATCAATTGAATTTTGGCGGGGGGGAACCTTTTATGCGCGAAGATATGGTTGAGCTTATTGAATTCTGCGCGGTAAATGATATAACAACTACTTTGGTTACAAATACTACTTTATTAAACAAAAATATAATAAAGCGCATATCAGGGATTAAAACCCTGACTGTTCTTGTATCGTTAGACGGTTTTAATAAAGAAATTCATAATAACCTGCGCGGAAAAGGTGTTTATGAAAATGTTATAGATACGCTGCATTTCTTTAAAGCTTGCAACAGGGAATGCCAAGTTGTTTTAGCCACAGTGATAATGAATGATAATTTTAAAGAAATTATCCCCATATTAAATGACTTGGTAGTCGATAAGCAATTGGCTGATTTTCAAATTGTGCAAGCATTATGGATTTCCGATTCCGCTAATCTATATGAAAATGGGTGGTATAAGAAAAACGCATTGTGGCCCCGGGAAGATAAAGTCGGCAGTTTATTATTGACTATAGATGAGTTGGTTGAACTTAAGAAAAAAAATGCCCCTATTTTAAATCCTCTCGGACAATTGCAGTTTTTTAAACTATATTTTACGCGATTAGAAAAATGTATCCCTGTTTTTCCTTGTGATATTGGTAAGAGGAATTTTTTGATTAATCCTTCCGGAGAGATTTTATTATGTTGGAATTTAAATCCCATAGGAAATATTTTAAAAGATTCCCCGGAGCGAATTTGGAATTCTGAAATTGCTGAACAGAGAAGAAAACAGATCTTGGCGTGTAAGCGGGTTTGCCGGATATTAAATTGTAATTTTAATTTTGACAATCCTCTTGCTATCGACATCACAAATTAA
- a CDS encoding glycosyltransferase, with product MDKKYPLVSIITVNYNGKHFLADCFDSFLALNYPNDKLEIILVDNCSTDGSVDFVQERYPQVTLLQNDVNNYARANNLGIKTAKGEFIALTNNDVRVDKDWLSALIRTAQSDESVGAVGSKILFMDGSIQSVGHQEYPNFYWGDIGFRDKDNGQYNVIKQVCSICGCAVLYRKQCLKDVGFLDEDFNLFLEDVDMSVRCTKTGWKLLNCPQSVIYHKFHGTVGNEDNARHWQEINRLLLITKHWPEKLAEALSGRDYFTVKNGYNSDRDISSVLGKVFGKLIKEHGLEFTNKLSGDLFNAVRRIYNFEKDYLMQVTKDQNLLIALKDQAIAAKNQELASRERDLISWQRQIIELKQDTELLRQQKDQAIAAKNQELASRERDLISWQRQIIELKQDTELLRQQKDQAIAAKNQELASRERDLISWQRQIIELKQDTELLRQQKDLELNSNKLLLQEIRKELDGIYASTGYKYLLRPLWGFLWPIKSICKKLRTFLSKKINIILDVKGKVKSNLLFMKFHHSNNLLSVFLRNIYKKQNVWRVAYYNHIKKGTFAPQPDTAILMITKRCNLTCQFCDLKNGFEEMKTENAFQIIDNLNKIGIKGVVLTGGEPFLHKGLFDIIAYAKKKEIKISVTTNGSLLRGYIQQIINSKIDAINISLDGFEATHDSLRRKKGLYEVVKNNIIELKDKQQNISINYVVTRDNLNELEAFYNWAQGQVIPMDFWPVNHSKALFINPDNEYDTFLRFVKKLTNNNQIPRHRYIYYLSAKKYLNSKNMLRVRCLGLAQSLGIYVNGDIRICCVWGQTHPYIGNAIKDDLEILWHSKEYQELRRGIYNKGCCNGCYNSALSEFLRITGNDFILDK from the coding sequence ATGGACAAAAAATATCCTTTAGTCAGCATAATTACAGTTAATTATAACGGCAAGCATTTCTTGGCGGATTGTTTTGATTCGTTCCTTGCCTTAAATTACCCCAATGATAAGCTGGAGATTATTCTGGTTGACAATTGTTCCACGGATGGTTCAGTTGATTTCGTTCAAGAACGATATCCCCAGGTAACCTTATTGCAAAATGATGTAAATAATTATGCCCGGGCGAACAATTTAGGTATAAAAACAGCCAAGGGCGAATTTATCGCTTTAACTAATAACGATGTCAGGGTAGATAAGGATTGGCTTAGCGCATTGATAAGAACTGCCCAAAGCGACGAGTCCGTAGGAGCAGTTGGCAGCAAGATATTATTCATGGATGGTTCTATCCAAAGCGTAGGGCATCAAGAGTATCCTAATTTTTATTGGGGCGATATCGGATTTAGGGATAAAGATAACGGGCAATATAACGTAATAAAGCAAGTGTGCAGTATTTGTGGGTGTGCCGTGTTATACAGAAAGCAATGCCTGAAAGACGTTGGTTTTCTGGATGAAGATTTTAATCTATTTTTGGAAGATGTGGATATGAGCGTTAGATGCACAAAGACAGGGTGGAAACTTTTAAATTGCCCCCAGAGCGTTATTTATCATAAATTTCACGGTACGGTCGGCAATGAAGATAATGCCAGGCATTGGCAGGAGATAAACCGGCTTCTCTTAATTACCAAGCATTGGCCGGAAAAACTCGCGGAGGCTTTGTCCGGGAGGGATTATTTTACAGTAAAGAATGGTTATAATAGCGACCGTGACATAAGTTCTGTTTTAGGCAAGGTGTTTGGAAAGTTAATCAAAGAGCACGGATTGGAATTTACTAATAAATTGAGCGGTGATTTATTTAATGCTGTGCGTAGAATTTATAATTTTGAAAAAGACTACTTAATGCAAGTAACCAAGGATCAAAATCTGTTAATTGCTCTTAAGGATCAAGCAATTGCCGCCAAAAACCAGGAATTGGCATCTAGGGAGCGGGATTTAATATCTTGGCAGCGGCAGATAATAGAGCTGAAGCAGGATACGGAATTGCTCAGGCAACAGAAGGATCAAGCAATTGCCGCCAAAAACCAGGAATTGGCATCTAGGGAGCGGGATTTAATATCTTGGCAGCGGCAGATAATAGAGCTGAAGCAGGATACGGAATTGCTCAGGCAACAGAAGGATCAAGCAATTGCCGCCAAAAACCAGGAATTGGCATCTAGGGAGCGGGATTTAATATCTTGGCAGCGGCAGATAATAGAGCTGAAGCAGGATACGGAATTGCTCAGGCAGCAGAAAGATTTAGAATTAAATAGTAATAAGTTGCTGTTACAGGAAATAAGGAAAGAGCTGGATGGTATTTATGCATCTACCGGATATAAATATCTTTTGCGTCCTTTATGGGGTTTTTTATGGCCGATCAAGAGTATCTGTAAAAAACTGAGAACATTCCTGTCTAAAAAAATAAATATTATACTTGATGTGAAAGGAAAAGTTAAAAGTAATTTATTGTTTATGAAATTCCATCATTCCAATAATTTATTGAGCGTATTTTTGCGAAACATTTATAAGAAACAGAATGTTTGGCGGGTTGCGTATTATAACCATATTAAGAAGGGGACATTCGCGCCTCAGCCAGATACAGCTATTCTAATGATAACCAAAAGGTGCAATTTAACCTGTCAATTTTGTGATTTAAAAAATGGCTTCGAAGAAATGAAAACTGAAAATGCTTTTCAAATTATCGACAATTTAAATAAAATTGGCATCAAAGGAGTAGTCTTAACCGGAGGAGAACCATTCCTGCATAAAGGTTTGTTTGACATTATAGCGTATGCAAAGAAAAAAGAGATAAAGATTTCAGTTACTACTAATGGAAGTTTATTGCGCGGTTATATCCAGCAAATAATCAATTCAAAAATTGATGCAATTAATATCTCTTTGGATGGTTTTGAAGCAACTCATGATAGTTTGAGGAGGAAAAAAGGTTTGTATGAAGTGGTGAAGAATAACATCATTGAGCTCAAGGATAAACAACAGAATATCTCTATTAATTATGTTGTAACAAGAGATAATCTTAATGAACTGGAGGCTTTCTATAATTGGGCGCAAGGGCAGGTGATCCCTATGGATTTCTGGCCGGTTAATCACAGCAAAGCATTATTTATTAACCCCGATAATGAATATGATACGTTTCTAAGATTTGTGAAAAAGCTAACGAATAATAACCAAATACCCAGGCATAGATATATCTATTATCTTAGTGCTAAAAAATATTTAAACAGCAAGAATATGCTAAGAGTCAGGTGTCTTGGGCTTGCTCAGAGCTTAGGGATTTATGTGAATGGTGATATTCGTATTTGTTGTGTATGGGGGCAAACGCATCCATATATTGGCAATGCAATAAAAGATGATTTGGAAATACTGTGGCATTCTAAAGAATATCAGGAATTGAGAAGGGGTATATATAATAAAGGATGTTGTAATGGATGTTATAATTCAGCCCTAAGCGAATTCCTTAGGATTACTGGTAATGATTTTATTCTTGATAAGTAA
- a CDS encoding ABC transporter ATP-binding protein translates to MTTFPVKISEKDNPAELTKALELISVGKKYALQAGQVNKKAVGEDFWALKDVSLNVSPGKILGILGRNGAGKTTLLNIISGVFAPTEGKIISKGRVLGLFNLGVGFQDEFTGRENIFLNGAVLGASRKELNAKLNKIIEFSELGSFVDMPLGTYSQGMRLRLAFSIIANLDFDILVIDEVLTVGDALFQNKCFACLVDFRRQGKTLVITTQNLDLIERFCDYAVLLEHGRPLFYGNPLEGINKYKSVLNTDKFFVGLLPKARVLADNTKKWADDVSIWGQKLGAKEVAIESAVFLNKFGIKCEAIKSGDPLTIKVNFYAQETIQQPHFGVAIFRNDGVYCYGPNTEFDGYQIPRLKPGRGWFKLSYQKLLLAPGEYRVSVAIWDKRETVAFDYHNGYYKLIVGAGNQTGELLRIPFKTSSNRFFNWLNRNSLAVPLAGILGASANASFQNEDIAINSVKLLNKKNQEQQVFQTNEAVRLNIGISAKGNVYGRRILWLGIFRDDGVYCQGLTFPLANKNIFEVDFPELSLLPGGYKIYCGIWDKTMKKFLVFSKDAIFFRMVFDKQDHGTVYLKHIWAWDMP, encoded by the coding sequence ATGACTACCTTTCCTGTTAAAATTTCTGAAAAAGATAATCCTGCTGAATTGACGAAGGCCCTAGAGTTAATTTCTGTGGGCAAAAAATACGCCCTTCAGGCGGGGCAAGTAAACAAAAAGGCAGTTGGTGAAGATTTTTGGGCCTTAAAAGATGTGTCTTTAAATGTATCCCCGGGTAAGATTTTAGGTATCCTGGGTAGAAATGGAGCAGGCAAAACCACGCTTTTAAATATTATTTCCGGAGTTTTCGCGCCCACGGAAGGAAAAATTATTTCCAAGGGCAGGGTTTTGGGATTATTCAATCTCGGGGTTGGTTTTCAGGATGAGTTTACCGGCAGAGAAAACATTTTTTTAAACGGAGCTGTCCTGGGCGCTTCCCGCAAAGAACTTAATGCCAAGTTAAATAAAATAATCGAGTTTTCGGAATTAGGTTCATTCGTTGATATGCCTTTAGGTACCTATTCTCAGGGGATGCGCCTGCGCTTAGCGTTTAGCATTATCGCGAATTTAGATTTCGATATTTTGGTTATTGATGAGGTTCTGACGGTAGGAGACGCGCTTTTTCAAAATAAATGCTTTGCGTGTTTAGTGGATTTCAGACGGCAGGGTAAAACCCTGGTGATCACAACCCAGAATTTGGATTTAATTGAAAGATTTTGCGATTATGCCGTTCTTCTTGAGCACGGCAGGCCATTATTTTATGGAAATCCGCTCGAAGGAATCAATAAATACAAGTCTGTTCTGAATACGGATAAATTTTTCGTTGGTCTTTTACCTAAGGCTAGGGTTTTAGCCGATAATACCAAGAAATGGGCTGATGATGTATCTATTTGGGGGCAGAAGCTTGGGGCAAAAGAAGTTGCCATTGAGTCGGCAGTGTTCTTGAATAAGTTCGGAATAAAATGTGAAGCTATAAAAAGCGGTGATCCTTTAACGATTAAAGTAAATTTTTACGCGCAAGAAACTATTCAGCAGCCGCATTTTGGAGTGGCGATATTTAGAAATGATGGAGTCTATTGTTATGGGCCAAATACCGAATTTGACGGTTACCAGATACCAAGGTTAAAGCCGGGCCGCGGCTGGTTTAAGCTGAGTTACCAGAAATTACTCTTGGCGCCCGGTGAATACAGGGTTTCTGTTGCAATCTGGGATAAGCGTGAAACGGTAGCTTTTGATTACCATAATGGTTATTATAAATTAATCGTTGGCGCGGGTAACCAAACAGGCGAGCTTTTAAGAATTCCATTTAAAACCTCAAGTAACCGATTTTTCAATTGGTTAAATAGAAATAGTTTAGCTGTGCCTTTGGCCGGCATATTGGGTGCTTCTGCCAATGCGTCTTTTCAAAATGAAGATATAGCCATTAACTCTGTAAAATTGTTAAATAAAAAAAACCAGGAGCAGCAGGTTTTCCAAACAAATGAAGCTGTGCGTTTAAATATAGGGATAAGCGCCAAAGGTAATGTTTATGGCAGGAGAATTTTATGGCTGGGAATCTTTAGGGATGATGGGGTTTATTGCCAGGGCCTAACTTTTCCTTTAGCCAATAAAAATATTTTTGAAGTGGATTTTCCGGAGTTATCCTTGTTACCCGGAGGATATAAAATTTATTGCGGGATTTGGGACAAAACCATGAAAAAGTTTTTAGTTTTTTCCAAAGACGCAATTTTCTTCCGTATGGTATTTGATAAACAAGATCACGGGACAGTTTATTTGAAACATATCTGGGCTTGGGACATGCCTTAA
- a CDS encoding ABC transporter permease — protein sequence MIAIIKEILTRKNLIGELVLKDLKLRYGRPILGPFWAFLLPLTTVFIFYLVFSVFLKAKTEEVPYVLYLMSAIFPWRFFNDSITCSATCLVDNKNLIRESNFPYYFLPLSIVLANLINFLPSLAVLIFTAFFLLKGLPLLIILLPLLLLVQLLMTIGLSIIFSLLYVKYRDLKYILEITLTVSFYLTPVFYSLYLVKNSLAPVLFKAYLYNPLTGILIFYRSVILKGFYLFIAKDLGWLFSISLVACFSLGVLFLGFYCYLRFKDKVHDYLSC from the coding sequence ATGATTGCCATAATTAAAGAAATATTAACCAGGAAGAATTTAATCGGTGAGCTGGTTTTAAAAGACCTTAAACTGCGTTATGGCCGGCCGATTTTGGGGCCATTTTGGGCGTTTTTATTACCTTTAACCACGGTTTTTATTTTTTATTTGGTATTTTCGGTTTTTTTGAAAGCTAAAACCGAAGAGGTGCCTTATGTTTTATATTTGATGTCCGCTATATTCCCCTGGCGTTTTTTTAATGATTCGATTACCTGTTCCGCCACTTGTTTAGTCGATAATAAAAATTTAATCCGGGAATCTAATTTTCCGTATTATTTTTTGCCGCTCTCGATTGTTTTGGCGAATTTGATTAATTTTTTGCCTTCTTTGGCAGTATTGATATTTACCGCTTTTTTCCTGTTAAAAGGATTACCGTTATTGATAATTTTATTGCCCTTGTTATTGTTAGTCCAGTTGTTAATGACTATTGGCTTGTCGATTATTTTTTCCCTGCTCTATGTAAAATACAGAGATCTCAAATATATTTTAGAAATAACGCTGACGGTTTCTTTCTATTTAACACCGGTATTTTATTCTCTTTATTTAGTAAAAAATTCTTTGGCGCCGGTTTTATTTAAAGCCTATCTTTATAATCCATTAACCGGGATATTGATTTTTTATCGATCCGTAATTCTAAAAGGTTTTTATCTTTTTATCGCTAAAGACCTGGGTTGGTTGTTTAGTATATCCCTAGTGGCTTGTTTTTCATTGGGAGTATTATTTTTAGGGTTTTATTGTTATCTGAGGTTTAAAGATAAAGTACATGACTACCTTTCCTGTTAA
- a CDS encoding MraY family glycosyltransferase, giving the protein MRQGVLPVYFFLILYGFLAGLILIHMLKKFSLKYNLLIPKGIPLVGGIGMGLSFIFVVLLFFLINQGLSKEIVGMIVSSSVMLAFGVFDDWRELSIGSKFLMQIIAASILILFGIRTQIVYIGNILNIVVTFIWVLGISNAFNHLDIMDGLASGVAIIVSAAFLAISILNADIRSATLCLVLIGAVLSFFLYNRPPAKIYMGNAGSHWLGFILAAIALIISYAPLDRKAALLSPLLILGLPIFDTTFLVLIRLINKSIPFKKSNDHLVLRFSALGYSKKKVLLIMFSLCLFFCLCGIAASRVPNYLGVGIITFAALVSLIIGIKMGKKYDCHN; this is encoded by the coding sequence ATGAGGCAGGGTGTGCTCCCCGTTTATTTTTTCTTAATATTGTACGGATTTTTAGCGGGATTAATCCTTATCCATATGCTTAAGAAATTCAGCTTGAAGTATAACTTATTGATACCCAAAGGAATACCTCTTGTGGGTGGGATAGGGATGGGGTTGTCTTTTATTTTTGTTGTGTTGCTGTTTTTCCTTATTAACCAAGGACTGTCCAAAGAGATCGTTGGTATGATCGTCTCTTCAAGCGTGATGCTTGCTTTCGGGGTATTCGATGACTGGCGGGAGTTATCCATTGGCTCTAAATTTTTAATGCAAATCATCGCTGCCAGCATATTAATTTTATTTGGAATCAGAACGCAGATTGTCTATATCGGGAATATTTTAAATATAGTGGTTACTTTTATTTGGGTTTTGGGCATTAGCAATGCTTTTAATCATTTGGATATAATGGATGGTTTGGCCAGCGGAGTCGCGATTATCGTAAGCGCCGCTTTTTTGGCGATTTCAATTTTAAATGCCGATATTCGCAGCGCGACTTTATGTTTGGTTTTAATCGGGGCCGTTTTGAGTTTTTTCTTATATAACCGCCCTCCAGCCAAGATCTATATGGGTAATGCCGGCAGTCATTGGCTAGGGTTTATTTTAGCCGCGATTGCTTTAATCATAAGTTACGCGCCGCTGGATAGGAAAGCCGCCCTTTTAAGCCCGCTGCTTATCTTGGGCCTTCCGATATTTGATACTACGTTCCTGGTTTTGATCCGTTTAATTAATAAAAGCATACCTTTTAAGAAAAGCAACGATCACCTTGTTTTAAGATTCTCAGCTTTGGGTTACTCGAAGAAAAAGGTTTTGTTGATTATGTTCAGCCTCTGTTTGTTTTTTTGCTTATGCGGAATAGCGGCCAGCCGGGTTCCTAATTATTTAGGTGTGGGTATCATTACCTTCGCGGCCCTGGTAAGTTTGATTATCGGAATTAAGATGGGCAAAAAATATGATTGCCATAATTAA